The following proteins come from a genomic window of Geomonas sp. RF6:
- the gpmA gene encoding 2,3-diphosphoglycerate-dependent phosphoglycerate mutase, with the protein MHQLVLLRHGQSVWNKENLFTGWTDVDLSDVGRQESRKAGRNLRERGFEFDLAFTSVLKRAIWTLYLTLDEMELMWVPVQKDWRLNERHYGALQGLNKAETAQKYGDDQVKLWRRSYDIRPPALEESDPRHPQFDPRYRYLGPEQMPSTECLKDTVARVLPCWRDLIAPAIQSGKRTLIAAHGNSLRGLVKYLDGMSDSEVLNLEIPTGVPLVYELDEKLQPLRRYYVND; encoded by the coding sequence ATGCATCAGCTGGTACTGTTACGACACGGGCAAAGCGTATGGAACAAGGAAAATCTTTTCACCGGTTGGACCGATGTTGACCTGAGCGATGTGGGGCGGCAGGAGAGCAGAAAGGCGGGGCGCAACCTGAGGGAGAGGGGGTTTGAATTCGACCTCGCCTTCACTTCGGTGCTGAAGCGCGCCATCTGGACCCTTTATCTCACCCTCGACGAAATGGAGCTGATGTGGGTTCCGGTGCAGAAGGACTGGCGCCTGAACGAGAGGCACTACGGCGCGCTGCAGGGGCTCAACAAGGCGGAGACCGCGCAGAAATACGGCGACGACCAGGTGAAACTCTGGCGGCGCAGCTACGACATCCGCCCCCCCGCGCTGGAGGAGAGCGATCCGCGCCATCCCCAGTTCGACCCGCGCTACCGCTACCTCGGGCCGGAGCAGATGCCCTCGACGGAGTGCCTGAAGGACACCGTGGCGCGCGTCCTCCCCTGCTGGCGCGACCTCATCGCACCAGCCATCCAGAGCGGCAAGCGCACCCTCATCGCCGCCCACGGCAACAGCCTGAGGGGGCTCGTAAAATACCTCGACGGCATGAGCGACAGCGAGGTCCTCAACCTGGAGATCCCCACAGG